Proteins from a genomic interval of Poecile atricapillus isolate bPoeAtr1 chromosome 1, bPoeAtr1.hap1, whole genome shotgun sequence:
- the GPR132 gene encoding probable G-protein coupled receptor 132, with product MERCLDENCNSTCPDIPYEESQTLLVAVYSIVFAIGLPANCLTSLLTFVQIQRNKVVAIYIFSLSLCELMYLSTLPFWIIYVKNGHKWTMSDTACRVTGFIFFCNIYISILLLCCISLDRYVALVYSLESRGRRGQKKAIIIVCFLFAVVAVIHTPVFYMEDKQKCTDMKTCFETVPLNILLASFSFARFLFGFAIPFTILIFTNYKIFQTTKRSSSLTCRQKAKVKYVAIAIIVIFLICFAPYHVVLIIRAIYFMFHQDCPCPFENKIYSVFTVFLCLGTANGVADPIIYVLVSENVREDCYRSLRRWRWNSSKLNSSIDHNTDSRKLETPRESEEGGQRKENKEIRDSSNIQKACTSGRDQESGT from the coding sequence ATGGAACGTTGTCTAGATGAAAATTGTAACTCCACTTGCCCAGATATTCCCTACGAAGAGAGTCAGACACTTCTGGTTGCTGTTTACAGCATTGTTTTTGCTATAGGCCTTCCAGCAAATTGCTTAACTTCTCTGCTTACATTTGTACAAATCCAAAGGAATAAAGTAGTTGCCATCTACATTTTCAGTTTATCATTGTGTGAGCTGATGTATTTAAGCACCTTGCCTTTCTGGATTATCTATGTGAAAAATGGACACAAGTGGACCATGAGTGACACTGCTTGCAGAGTAACAGGATTCATCTTTTTCTGCAATATCTACATCAGCATTCTGCTTTTGTGTTGCATCTCTCTGGATCGTTACGTGGCACTGGTGTATTCTCTGGAATCAAGAGGGAGAAGAGGACAGAAAAAGGCCATCATAATCgtctgttttctctttgctgtggTTGCAGTAATCCACACTCCAGTATTTTATATGGAAGATAAGCAAAAATGTACAGATATGAAAACCTGCTTTGAGACAGTGCCCCTTAACATTTTATTGGCTTCTTTCAGCTTTGCTAGATTCCTCTTTGGATTTGCCATACCCTTCACAATCCTCATTTTTACAAACTACAAAATTTTCCAAACtacaaaaagaagcagcagcttgaCTTGTCGCCAGAAAGCCAAAGTGAAGTATGTGGCTATTGCCATTATTGTTATTTTCTTGATTTGCTTTGCTCCATACCATGTGGTGCTCATAATAAGAGCCATATACTTTATGTTTCATCAGGACTGCCCATGTCCATTTGAAAATAAGATATATTCAGTTTTTacagtgtttctgtgtttagGCACTGCAAACGGTGTTGCTGATCCAATCATCTATGTTCTGGTCAGTGAAAATGTCAGAGAAGACTGTTATAGGAGCCTGAGAAGATGGAGATGGAACTCATCCAAGCTGAATTCATCCATTGATCACAATACTGACAGCAGGAAATTGGAAACACCAAGAGAATCAGAGGAAGGGggccaaagaaaagaaaacaaagaaataagaGATTCATCCAACATTCAGAAGGCCTGTACTAGTGGCAGAGACCAGGAAAGTGGCACCTAG